The window TTTGGTGGGTGTCTGTGGGTCTTCCCAGGCTTTGATCCTAGCAGGATTGAAGCTGCATGCTTTGTTGACCACAGGTGTCACCATCGTGGTGACAGCCTGTCACAGCACTGTGCTGGTGCCACTCCATCTCCCTGGACACCTCCCCCAGACAGTGGGGAGCATCCCTGGCAGTGATCCCACCACTCCCATCCCCAaggaggtgctggtggggcAGTGAGTGGTGCGTGGCTGCCGCCCAGCTGGTGTTTATCCTCTTAGCCACCCTGCCGGGATCCGGCACTAATTCACCCTTAAACACAGGATTGTCAGGAACTGGGAAGGAGAGAATCGGCGGATTATCCCCCCAGCGCTGGCGTTAAACAcggggagcagcagctgctggatgaGGAGAGTCGAGATGTTGTCTTGCCCCGTGTCCCATTGGGCACCAGCCCCATCATCCCCCAGCAAGGGCTGCTGGCAGCCCAGATGTTTTGTGGTCCCCCAGCCAGCTCCAGACTGGTAAGGAAATAAGTAACAGGAAATAAAGATGGAGCCCCCCATAAAACTGAGGAATCAGCAGCAACTGCTTAGCCCTGTGGGATGCACCACAGCACAACAACCCCAGCAGTGTTTCCTGGTCCCACAGGCTGGCAGGGTACTGGGACAGCCAAGGTGACATTCCAGAGGTCAGGAGTCACTTGTGAGTGGACCTCACAGAAAGAAGTTTTATGATGAAACAAACAATAATATTTCTTGGCTCAACAAAGACAGCAATAACTGAGCTTCTCACTCACATGCTAAAGGCTTTCAGCCACAGACCAGCATGAAAAGGCCTCCCTGGGCCAAAAGCATGTGCCCAGCTGCTGGAATATGTTTGGGACAGCCTTGAAGTCACCCCAGGAATCACAGATACAGCAGCAACTCAGTACTCACAGCACATAGGAGCTCATCACTCCTGCTCATGGCTGAGCCTGGCACAATCCACAGCGTGGTGGCACTCCTCCTGGCCACAGGATTTTGTTGCCTTTTCCAAGCGAGGTGGTTTCCCACATGCCAGCCAGATCTACCCACCACCACGGCTGGGCACCAGAGGCCGCACCAGTGAGGAGCCCAGGATCTGTGCAACAGCTGGGGTGGCCCATTTGCAAGTGCAGTGGCCCTAATTTAGGTGATGGGCAGGGGGTGATTGCTGTGtcctggggagtggggaggtCCTCTCTCCAGACCACACCTAGGACAGCAGGTTTGCACAATGGGTTTTAgtagcttggaaaaaaaaatcataagtTTTCAGCATAACAGCATCAGGAATGGGAAATACACTGTATTCCACAGATAGACCAAGTTAAACTCCCACACATCATCTTGGTTTACTTCCAACCAGCCCCACCTGAACCTGGATGCAAGCTTCAGTTCCTCGTTCTTTCACCTCTGTCACCTTGGCTAAAAAAAGCCTCTCTCTTCCCTGAAAACCCCAGTTTTCTTCATAACTGTGAATACAACAGAACTAAAATAAAAGGATAAGAAAATAGGGTTCCTTATATAAAAAGTCAATGGATTTGCCCATCAGAGGACAAGCTATGAGCTCCCACAAAGATGAAAAGAGATACGCCCCCTGTGCTTTCCTAAGGTGACCTTTAAAACGAAGAAACCATCTGACCCAGCTCTAAAGGGAATATCCACTATGCCCAGCCCTGAAAAGCAGCTGTCAGGGAATACGAGGGCACTGGGAATCCCCGGGATAGCCTTCCTAGGGCTGTCCATGGTACCACGTCCTGGATGGCCCTGGCCAATGCACCGCGGGTATCAGAGCCACGGACTCCCTGCTAACCCTTCCTGGGAATTGATCCTCTCCCATTCCCGGAGCAAACACGGAGCTTGGGAAAGGCATGAGGGGCATCCCATGgcagagagacagaagaaatgtaaaagtgtcttttaatataaatataaatccATCTGAAGTGCTGCAGGGGAGGACCGTGCCCCGCGAGGGATGCCCCGGAGGGAGGTGGGCTCGACGGGGACCGCGGAGGCCTGTGCTGGGCCAGCACCGAGGGGACAGACCCGGAGTGTCACCCGGGCACCCCGCGGGCGGGCAGGGCTAGAGCCGGGCCAGCAGCAGcggcagggccagcagggccaggagacGGGGGTGCAGGGCGGTGGCCGAGCTCCGCAGCGTAGCCTGGTTGGTCTCAGCAGCCGGCGAGCCCCGGGCGCTGGCCAGGCGTCCCCGGGcgctgcacagctcctgcaggttCCCCTGGAACTGGATCTTGCGGGACTCCTGGCGCAGCGACTCCCAGATAGTGGCCGCTTCCACGGGGCATTTCGACAGCACCTCGCTGGCGCAGGTGTGGAAGTCGTCCCAAGACCTGGGGAGGAGGGCAGGAGTcggggagctgctggtggcaggtCACCCAGCCGTCCCAGCGGctcccacagggacagggacagggacactcaCTTGCAGATGGTGTCCAGCTCCTGTGCCTCCTCGCCGCCCTCCTCCTGTTGCTGCCGGACGCTCTGGGCCATGCTGTCCCCCAGGCTGATGAGGCAGCCCGCGAAGCCCCTGTAGATAGTGTCGCACTGCCCGGCCATGCTCACGGGCTCCTGGCTCGCGGCTGGGgggggcagagagaggagagatggAGCCGAGCCCCCGCGGACCCCCCCGACAGCGTCGCCTGCCCGGCTCAGTGTGCCTGCAGTGAGGGTGTCACCGGGTGGGGGTGACACCGGGGCTCTGAAATGTGGCGAGGGGCTTCTGCACCCCTCTGGACCCCCCAGCGCCCCCTCCCTGGGTACTCGTAGCGAACCTTCTCTCCTGGCCCGGGAGGATGGGACGACCCCGCAGCGATGCTGCTTTAGCCACACGGCTCCTACGGCCGGGTCGCCTCGGACCTCCCGGGCTCTCCCCGGAGCCATCTGTCCCGGCCTTTATCTCCTGACAGCAAAGATTAATTTGTGActacaacaggaaaaaaaaaacaaacaacaacaaagcaaagGCTCAGCAAGCTCAAGTCCCTGCTCCGACTAcagcaggagagagagggagagaggaaaggaaaggggaagggggaaggagcaggggaaaggagaaggagaagggaaaggaggagagaaagggaaagtgGAAAAGtgagaaggggagaagaaaagggagaaggaagaaggttgcaaaggggaaagggggaaaggaagaagaaagggaaaacgggggaagaggaaagacaaaggggaaaggggaagagaaacggaaaaggagaaagaggaaggagaaacagaaggggcagagggaggggaaaggggaaggaaaagcacaAAAGGAAGAGGCACAACTCTGGCTGTTTCATTCTGAGAAGCAccatctctctgctctgctccacaaaGGATTCACCACTGGGAGTTGAGAGACTTTTGGAAGTGTCACGAATGTGAGCCAGGCAAGTCTCTAACTGGGGACAGTCCTACTGGGGATCCCTGTGGGAAGATGACCCCAGAAGGAGATGAAAGTTGCCCAGTGGCTGCTGAGCCAGCCACGGTATCTCCAAGGAGCTGTGTGCCTTGCTGCTGGCATCCCGTGTCTGCGCCCCTGCAACAAGGTCCTGAGCAAAGCACCTGTGGCCGAGACTAATGAGCCTGACAGCCCAACACGGGGCACAGCACGTGTTTGTGATGAGAACCCCCGAGCACATCATCAAGGAAAGTCTCTGATGCCAGACACATGAGTAACAAATATCACAGGTATTAGTAAAGTGGCATCTGTCGCTTCTCTTCTGGCCCCATCAAGCTCAGGCACACAATAGCAGATGCCTACCCTTAGCTGACTGGTCCCTGTTGCAGGCTGGTTTGATCCCCTGGGCTCCTCTAACGCCCAGCACGagccctcccctctgcccagctcccTCGGCACaaggctgagcagggcaggcaaGGAAGGAGAAATCAGGAGGGCAAATAATCTCCACAACCCCTCTGCAAAACCATGGGGAAAAACCTGTCCCCGGCTCCATTAGGGAGAAAGCTCAAGGGAAAAGCACGGAGGAAGTTTTCCAGGGCGCTGAAGAGCATCGCTGGCTCCCAGGTGAATACCGACGCAGCCATCCTGCTTCTGGGGAAGGAGAATCACCCACCCTCTGAGCATGAAATCCACCTGAGGCTTAGAGGTCCCTGTCCTCCAACCTTCCTGCAGCCGGACCAGCTTAATTCCAGGCTCCCCATCCCTCTTCAGGACAGGGATGTCGCTGGGTACCGCTGTGCCCCCCGTCCTCCCTCAGCTCACAGAGGAGCGGGAGAGGAGCGGGATGCGCTGGTGCCGGAGAGGTGCAGAACCTGCCGGATGACCCTTCCCCAACGATCAGGGTGCCCTCCGGCCGCGGCTGAGGAAAGGCAGCAGGGATAGCCATCAGGAACGTGGGGTGAGCACATGGGGCTGGTTCCGGAGCCTGGGAACTGTCCCCTCCTGAGCACGGGGACCTGGGACAGCGCTGCACAGCCGGAGCAAAGCACCGCAGGAGACACGGGACAAGGGTAGATGGATCGCCAAGCTGCGGGACAACCGGGCACCCCGCTGCCCGCAGCTACGGGGGGTGCGAGAGGCGCGGCGGCAGCGGAGCCGGAGGTGGCCGCAGGTCCCGCTCCCACCCGCCAGCCCGGCAcggagcggccccggccccgcggcacTCACCGAGGTGCAGGAACAGCGGGCACAGGACGCCGAGCAGCCGCCAGCAGCCGCCGCCCATGGTGCGGACCCCGCGCCGCCGTTGCCGAGTGCTTCGCGCCCgccgctcccgcagccccgtccccgccgcccgcccccggcccgcccggccccgccccgggaCCAGCCCCCGGCACCGCCCGAgcccgccctgcccgccccACAGAGGGGCGGAGGAGCCCCCGGGGCTGGACCTCGGTCCTTGCAGCTTATCACAGattggttggggttggaagggatcctaAAGACCACCCCGTTCCAAAGCCCCTTCCATGGGcggggacaccttccactagaccaggttgctccaagccccgtccaacctggccttgaacacttccaaggatggggcagccacagcctccctgggtaacctgtgccTCATCAGTCTAATAGGAAAGAATTGCTTAATATCCAGTCTAACCCGGCCCTCTATCAGTGTGAGGCCATtcttcccccttgtcctgtcactccatacCTCTGTCCAAGgtctctcttggagcccctttagggaATGGAAGGTGCTCTAAAGTCTCCGcagtcttttcttctctttttttcaggaGGGAGGAGTAGAAGGAGACATTTTTGCTGTGAAAAGGGGAATTAGTGtccccttcccacagccagcagcccaccaccacctcctgaCTCTGCCAGGAAGCAGAGATGGATGAGCCTCTCTGGACTCATGTGGGAAAGCTTGAACAGAGACTCAGGAGAAAAtctgggaagagagaggggaTCCTGGCCTCTCACCACCTCAGGCTCCAGCCTGGAGATGGCTTAATATCCACAAAGATCACTCAGTCCAACACCCAACAGAAGTtatccacctttttttttctcaaaaagttTTTTATTGAATTGTTCTTAATgttatttcaaaaaaaaaaaacaaaacgaaaacaaaaaaagaactgaaaaaaacaaaacaaaaccccaaacaacaaaaaccttcaaaatttAGATAATAAGAAAAACCTTGGTGTAAAACCAAAACTAATGTCTGAAACATGGACATGCTCTGATGCACAACAGAACTGGTGGCCCCCCAGGGCTCTCGCAGCTCGCTGCTGCCTGAGCACCCcaaagcacagcccctcctcgGGGCACTCCAGAGGCATCGCCCCTGCCCAAACCTGCCTCACTGCATCAGGAGGGCCAGACACCCCACTGCGGATCAGGAGTTAAACTTCAGAGTAACTACCAAACTAACTTACTTCAACTAActgctcctgctcagctgtGCCTCATCCCCGCAGGGAGGAGGAGTTTGAGCCCTTCACTAAGATGTGGGTGTAGGTTTCTGGGTCAGTGAGGAGCAGGTGtccccagcaccccctgctTGGGGCTCAATGCACAGCtttgctggtggcagcaggcTCCAAACTTTTAAAGGGGTATAAAATCCATCTGCTTCTGCTGCGTGTGCCTTGGACTGTGTGCCAGGCCTCAGGGACGGATGGGCAGGTGAAGAAGAGATTTAACTCTCTCAAAAAGAGGCTATTTAGGAAAAAGAAGCCAAGTGAACGTTCAGTGACTATTTGGAACTATACACAGATGGCGTTTGCCTTAGAGACATCACACGTGTCAATAGATTTCCTGGCAAGAGCTCTTAACACAAAGCCATACATCATTTGTAACTACTGATCTGCTGGGTGGGCTTTGGTGGAGCAGCCCACAAGGCAGCCAAGTCCTCCTAGGTCATGCTGGGGGTGACCAGGCCCTGGAGCATGATCATGAGGCGACGTGCAGACTTGCTCAGAGGGTTGTGGGGTTCCACCTGCAGGAACTGGAACAGCTTCTGCCGCACCTGGTTCATGACTGACCCCATGTGGTCTCGGGTGATGGGGTCACTTTGGTCCAAGTGCATCACTGCGTCCTCCAAGTAACTGAAGGAGAGAGCGCAAGGTTagaaccaaacccaacaaacgATCTCAATCCGATTCAGTTCATTTTAGCATTGAAGATGCACAATTCTGCTCCCCACCCACCCAAACTCTGCAGTATGTTCAATCATCAGGAAATAAATGTTCCTGACTCACAGCAGAGTCCACCTATCCCTTCCTCAACATTTAAGGGCAGCCTACAGCTCCCAGCCAGCCCCACCTGCCACACAACCTAGCTGCTGGAACCAAAGCAGGAGCAACAGCAAGAACTCCCTACGATGCTGGAGGTGGCTCTCAGTAGGTATTTTTTTTATGCCTTTATAGTGTAACCAGAACTAGTCACTCATTAGACAGTAAAACCCTTCAGCAGTGAGGCTCAGTTCATGTAGGGTTACATTTAAGGTGTATCCCGAAAGAAGTGGGGGAAGAGCAAGACTTTTACCAACAAGCCACTCTGAAGTTCAGACGAGCCATCAGCTTTCAAACCACAGGCAATGTGGTCACTGCAGAAGGTTTCCACTAACAGACCAGTTTAAACTTCACAGCAACAGCTTTAACCCCAATTACCAGCTCAACTGTAACTTGAAGCTCTTCAATTTTTCTAGCTTGCTTTATCCCTATTAACTTGAGTTAAAAACTCtatttaagtaatttttccATACAAGCCATGTCAAAACCTGTAGGAACCTTAACAAGTTAGTTTTTCAGGGCAGATAACAGAGTTTTGACTCACTCACTAAAAATGTTCATGGCAAGTATCAGCACAGTCACTATTTTGTCACATAAGTTTTGCTTGGAACATCTATAGACATTATTCGAGTAGCTCCTTCTGCCACCTCCCACTGAGCCTTTCTGGGAGTCACGACAAGAAACTGCTGACACGAAGTCCAGTGACAGGCTAAGAACTGAGGACAGAGCAAAGTTACTCTGGATATTATACTATCCAGGGAACATGGCTCTATCCCTATCTTTGCCTCTACAGAGGAATTGTTCCTTGGGGAAAGGAGATCGCTGAACAGTCTGCAAATATTTACAGGCTACAATCCCAGAGGTACTGGGACCTACAGATGGGTACTCCTTCCACTACTCCCTCTGGGCAGCAAAGCTTTCCGTGGCAATGCTGACACATTTTTCCAAATTACTGTCTGTAAACATGCCAGTAACAGGCTACAGAAGCTCCAACTTCTGTCGAAGCACCACCTTCCACTTCCAGGCAGTGAATTCAGAGCCAGTGCCAGGAACAGGACCCGATGTTCTGATCATACTTACTTCAACTTCAGCTCTGTACGAGTGCCCAAATCTGAGGAGAGCTGCTGGatgagggagagcagcacaggctgggacagTGGGCAAGGATGCTGTCCAAATACTTGCTGACTATCCACAGTCTCACAGACATAGAGAACCAGGTTGAGATCAGCTGCCGTTAGAGCCTGCAAGGAAGACACAGCTAGAAATGCAGAAGAACCACCAGGCAGGTGAGAGACACAGGACAGAGTGTGGCCCTTTGCCCTGGAGCACTAAATGGCTCCTCTGGGAGCAAACTCTGCACTTCTGTTGTAcgtgccagcagggctgtgtttgggctCCTGGTATATACTCTGTGTCTGTTCATTCACAGGGAAGTTTTTTTTGGGGCAGTTCAAACCGATCTGCCTACATATTCAAAGGCAAAGGCAAGGTCAGGTCCCAGCTGGCAGATCTGCCTGGAGAGGCTTATGAAGCTGTAGCTCTTTGGGGGTGCACCACATGCCACTGCCAATGGCAAAACATGCTGGTTTACTGGAGTGCTGACACTGTCCTGacagggcacaggcagagatgaAGGAACTCAACTGCTACCAAATCATGGAACCTGCACGTCTCTGGCTCCACCTGCATGAGAGCAACTGACCCCTCAAGCAGTCCACTGCCACAGGTCTTTTCAGTCATCTGCGTAAGCTGTAGTGGGATTATATCCCCACCCCAAGGAGccctttttcctccccactccccaacAAGCAGCAATTCACTGCCAGAAAAACTAGGTACCTGCTGGAAAGCTTGGttgaggtgtccctgctggaGTAGCTGAAGGATGTGAGTCTGCTGGGACTGGAAATCCAAGTGAGTAGAGGGGATTGGCGTCCCGGCTGCCGAGCGCATCGCCTGGACGATGCTCGAGGTGAcagctgcctgctgctccttcaTAGCCAGGCTCACCTCTCCTTTAATGACTCTCTGCACCTGGGCCAAAATAGACTCCTGCAAGctacaaaaaccaaaacagaacaaaacccaTGGGTATCTTGGAGAACGAAGAGCTAAGGGATAACACTGCACACAAAGCTGGTACCAGCGAGAAAGCACAGGCCGATGTGGTTTTTGTAGTGTGGCTCCCAAAGGGTTCATACAAATAACTCTGAGGTACAGGCATCAGAACTCTGTGTCCAACAACTCAATGTCCCAGGGTGCACATGGAACATGCTGGGATTCTGTGCAGGAAAGTGGATGTTACAGAGAACTAAGTCTCTCATGATACAACGTTTTAAATCTTTAATGTTTCTGGCTTACAAGCAAGGTAACTAAACTGTAGGGTCATCCCTGAATGGGCCCAGGTTACTATCTCAGATCCACTACATGCAGTTCCTAATGTGCAGATGACACCTTTAGAATGAAAACACACACTGTGCCTGTGACTACTCTATAGAAGAGCAGTTCACAGTGCAGactctgctgctgtgtgtgacacctttccgcccacaaagggctggatTCTCTCCTCGGACAAAGGCACAAAGCATCAAATCTGCTCTACCGCAGGCAGAATAGCAAGACTTCCCTGGGAGCAAGCACAGTCCATGCAACAAGAACAGGATTTAGTCTGGTGGCCTTCCTGGCAACTCTGACTTGCATGGAAGATCCCAGTGTGTGCTGACATATGTTCTAATGTCTTAAAATATAGGCATTCTGCCCTGCAAGTGACCACCAGCCAATCTTAATGCCAGGCAACCTGCCACCAGCCTCATGGCATGAATGTGCTGAAGGCACTGCCAGGATCACATCCTAAAACCAGGAATGCCCAGTGTGAattgctgcagagctgttggGAGGAGTGAGAGTAACCTGCAGAAACCGTATGCCTGAGGACAGGGAGTAATGAAAAGCCATCAAAAGACTTTTCTGAAATTACTTCAGCAAGTGTTCAGACTCGAACGTGCTTAGGGGCTGCCTTAGGTCCTTCTGTCATCTAATGTGCACATGGGACCTTGGGGAAAGCATGCCCTGATCTCCCAGCTATACAAAAAAACCTTCCGAGGGCAACAGTTCCACCAGCCCACGTGCTTTACCATACTGTGCAGGGCCAACAAGCAGCCCTATAGTACTTGTTGCAAACGGGTTCCACAACTAAGCAGGGACAGGTGCTTGTGACAAATGCATGTACCTCTCTCACTGACATTTCTTTCCACGTGCCCAGCTGCCAACTTACTTGCCCACAATAATGTGCAGCTGATGCTGCACCTCGGTGTGGACACTGGCTGCCACAGTGGACGCCAACTGCTCCGTGGTGCTCTGGAAGGTGCTGATGAGCTGCCGAAGCTGATTCAGCAGCGGGTCCCGGACCTCCTGTTCTCGTACCTTCTTGTTCTTCAAGTGAGTCTCAAGCTGCTGGATATCTGCAACAAGCAAAGGGGGAGACGTTTGTGCCATCTGTACCTGTGAAGATTATCAGGGTAGAAATCCAGCACGTTCTCCAGCAGAAACAATTACTGTGCCAGTGTATGAGCACAGGAGAGGGTAGAACACACAAGCCTTGTTTTGGGCTGTGTTACACTAACCTAGAAACTCTGCTTCCAGCCTCCCCATCATGTGGgatcacacagcacagcaacaaAGTCATGAGTTCTCTTACAACAGACATTTACAGGTGTTCTTTGTTCAGGGGAGATAAATGTGGGAGTGAGGgtgattttatttcatatacAGTGTGAATTGTGATCTGTGTTACTTCAATGCTAATGAAGAAAGAGGGGGaacattcctgaaaaaaaagaaatcatgtcTGCAGAGATTtaaatgctgtgtttgaaagTATTTTATGAACTGGTCTAATCAAAAGGGAGAAACTCTAGTACTTGTGGGAGACTTGTGAAGAAGGAGGATGCAATATaaacagcagctggagacaCTCTGCAGATCTACGGCCAACAGAAGCCACTGGCCACATTCAGCCCCCCTCAGaactcagctctgcagagtaATACCTGCCTGGCCTCCCAGAAGGCCAAGGACCTGTATCCCATGTCTGAGAACAAGAAAGATGATCTCCAGTGCATCAGTGTTCAGTTTTTCCTTACTTAAGGGtatattcttcttttttccagcCTGAATATGTTTACACTGTTCAGCCACTGTTTAACCTCTAGTCATCCCTGTACCCTTCTCCAACCTTCTCTAATCCATTATCCCTCTGAGATGAGGGCCTAGCTGCAGGACTGCTACCCTCtcccttcaccatcttcctgACACCAGGATGGCGTCATCCTACAGCTGGTCTTTACTGTTCAATAGATGAAGTTACAGACTCAGAGAACGTGGCCAAATGTTTCACTATTTGGGCTACAAAGCCCAGAGTTGAATCTTACAGCACCACCCATAAAAATCTCCTGACTTCTGCTTCCCAGGTGTGAAATGGAGCACACGGATGGGCTAAGAGGTTAAACAGTCACCAGTGAAACTCTGAAAGGCAAAGGCCTAAGGCCAGTATGTTGTCAGCCACTAATGTAAACGGACTGTGCAGAGAAAACTTGAAGAAGAAAACCCACTCACATTCCTGTGTGCCCTGCTTGAAGGTGTCATTGATTTGCTGGAACATGGACTGGCAGCTCTTCTCGAACGCCGGCAGCACGATGCTCTGGAACGCTTCCCTGTATGCCGACTGGATCGGCCCCTGCAGCGTATCGGCTGTTGCCCTCACAACGCTGTCTGTAAGGTTCTTACAAGCACACACAGAAGATTCCAGAAAATTAACAGCCTGCTGCAGACTGAGAATGTTAACACTGCAACACACCCACACCAgacagggacagcccaggtTCAGAAGTGTACActccccctgcccttcccactgACCGGGTTGCATCATGGCTACAGCAGGCAGAGTATCTGCCTGCCGAAGGGCTGCCCAAGAACATCACCATTtccctgcagttctgctgcagaGCAAGGGAAGATGGCACAGTCAGACACaacttctttcccctttccctccttccctcccacaaACCACTATTCCCTGCCAAGGTAAGTTAGCAGCTTGTGCTCCCTAAATAACACAGAAATGGAGAACAGAGTGGAGCCAGTCAAACTTTCATCACTTGGCTGATTGAGTTGGCCCTAAAAGCCACTGCTGTGGTGAGAATCTCTACTCTAGTAGAAAATGAACAACTTGGTAAACGAAAAAATGTGTTAACGAGGCAAAGCAAGCAGGGGAGCATACAATGAGCTTGTTCCCTTAATGAGTCCAGCACAGAGCTTTGATCACTGGGAGCTAAACTGGCATTACCCAGAAGCAGAGGTGAGGGAAAAAAGGTATAAGTTGCTACCCAGGCAGGTGACAATGCAATGTCCTCAGTAAAAGCTGGTCTAGTTCTCCTTACCTTTGATTTCACTAGCTTGGTGATATTCTCTTTCAGTGTCCCCTCAACAGCAGTGAGCTTGGCAGCAATAGTGTTATTTAGCTGGCTAACAGTAGGGTCCATGCTCTTGGAAATGCCTATTCACAATACAAACATGTATTTTGTTGCAGTTTTAAGCCTTAAGTCACACTTCAAacccaaaaaagaaaatgcaatcaAATCATTCTTGGATACAACACAGTGGGGGACAATGGTCACACACTTTGGTTGGACATTTGGAGAAACCTTTTGCTAGGAAGGTGGTACAGCTCTGGAAGTcaccagagaggctgtggaatcTCCAGCCTTGAAGGTTTTCAAGACATGGCATGACAAACTCACGGCTGACCTGATCTGAAAAAGCAGGTAGCCCTGCTTCAGGCAGCTACTGGCTGAAGGCTTTCCCACCAGTATTTTTTGGAATATTCTTTACATGGATGGTACCAGTGCATCAAAGAAGGGCAAAGACAGGTTGAAGTTTGCTCCAGTCAAGTCTCAACATTTCCAAACTCATTAGCCTCTTTCACTTTTCTCCACTGAATGGACTCTGAAGGCTTCATGGAGTTATAATGGAAGGTCAGGCCACACTCCCTGGGAAGGCATTCCCTCTGGGAGCCTCATACTTCTTCTAAACCACAGCTCCCCTTCTCAGATTACAGTGGGGCCTGCAGCAGATGGATGTGCAGTGACTGTTCTTCATGCAACCCAACTCCTACTTCATTTAGTACCAACTCCCAGGCACAGTGCTCTCAATCCCTGTGGAGCTAACCAGGGATTCACCTCCCAAACCCAGGCAGCAACACTCACACTGGGGCACACTCTTCTTCATCTCCTCACGAATGGTCCTCTCCAGACGGTTACACACAGCTGTGGACAGGGACTGAGAGAGCTGCTGAGACagatgctcctggagctgcccattGCGCTGCTGCCCTTCCGTCAGCACTCGGTCTAGTCTTCTTTCTAGTAAGAACACATGTTAAGGAGCACAAACAACAGATTTCCTCTCTAGTCACAACATTCTTATCCACAAAGATGGACAGCAGCCTCACCTCCAGAGGCTCAGTGGGAGCAAATTCACAGCTCTGATGAAAGAAGAGTTGAACAATATTACTGCTGTGTTCCTGTAAACAGGGTGCTCTTAAACAAATGATCAGGGTGAGAGAAGAGCTCTGGAAGATGTGGTAGAAAAttcaaacagctaaaagaaGCTCAACACTAGTGCTCCCTACATATTGTGGGTTAACTGAGCTGTGCCATAGGCAGCTCAACGCCcaacagctgctcactcactactctgcagcaggacaggggaaaggacaggcagggtaaAAGTAAGAAAGTTCACAGGTGAGATAGACAGTTTAAGAAGTAAACCAAAAACTGTACATGCCAGCcaaggaaaagagggaattaATTTACTACTTTTCATCAGTGAGCAGGTGTTCAGCccttcccaggaaagcagggctccctcAGGCCTAACAGTGACTGGGGAAGGCAAACACCATCATGTCCTCTCcgtcctccttttccccaggcgTTATTGCTGAGCACAATGTCATACTGGGTGGGACATCCCTTTGGTCACTGGGGGTCAGC is drawn from Pithys albifrons albifrons isolate INPA30051 chromosome 12, PitAlb_v1, whole genome shotgun sequence and contains these coding sequences:
- the NRN1L gene encoding neuritin-like protein isoform X1 — its product is MAPGRAREVRGDPAVGAVWLKQHRCGVVPSSRARREAASQEPVSMAGQCDTIYRGFAGCLISLGDSMAQSVRQQQEEGGEEAQELDTICKSWDDFHTCASEVLSKCPVEAATIWESLRQESRKIQFQGNLQELCSARGRLASARGSPAAETNQATLRSSATALHPRLLALLALPLLLARL
- the NRN1L gene encoding neuritin-like protein isoform X3, whose product is MGGGCWRLLGVLCPLFLHLAASQEPVSMAGQCDTIYRGFAGCLISLGDSMAQSVRQQQEEGGEEAQELDTICKSWDDFHTCASEVLSKCPVEAATIWESLRQESRKIQFQGNLQELCSARGRLASARGSPAAETNQATLRSSATALHPRLLALLALPLLLARL
- the NRN1L gene encoding neuritin-like protein isoform X2 — translated: MGSLELSWSGCRKVGGQGPLSLRWISCSEAASQEPVSMAGQCDTIYRGFAGCLISLGDSMAQSVRQQQEEGGEEAQELDTICKSWDDFHTCASEVLSKCPVEAATIWESLRQESRKIQFQGNLQELCSARGRLASARGSPAAETNQATLRSSATALHPRLLALLALPLLLARL